One window of Equus caballus isolate H_3958 breed thoroughbred chromosome 3, TB-T2T, whole genome shotgun sequence genomic DNA carries:
- the ANKRD11 gene encoding ankyrin repeat domain-containing protein 11 isoform X3 produces the protein MPKGGCSKTPQQEEFPLSNDMVEKQTGKKDKDKVSLTKTPKLDRSDGGKEVRERATKRKLPFTVGANGEQKDSDTEKQGPERKRIKKEPVTRKAGLLFGMGLSGIRAGYPLSERQQVALLMQMTAEESANSPVDTTPKHPSQSTVCQKGTPNSASKTKDKVNKRNERGETRLHRAAIRGDARRIKELISEGADVNVKDFAGWTALHEACNRGYYDVAKQLLAAGAEVNTKGLDDDTPLHDAANNGHYKVVKLLLRYGGNPQQSNRKGETPLKVANSPTMVNLLLGKGTYTSSEESSTDSSEEEDAPSFAPSSSVDGNNTDSEFEKGLKHKAKNPEPQKTVTPVKDEYEFDEDDEQDRVPPVDDKHLLKKDYRKETKSNSFISIPKMEVKSYTKNNTIAPKKATHRILSDTSDEEDLSVTVGTGEKLRLSAHTILPSNKTREPSNSKQQKEKNKVKKKRKKETKGKEVRFGKRSDKFCSSESESESSGSGEDDGDSVGSPGCLKESPLVLKDPSLFSSLSASSTSSHGSSTAQKQNPSHTDQHAKHWRTDNWKTISSPAWSEVSSLSDSTRTRLTSESDCSSEGSSVESLKPVRKKQEHRKRGALSEKKNCFHSSVDGAIPKLDKEGKVVKKHKTKHKHKNKERGLCSVSQELKLKSFTYEYEDSKQRSDKAILLDNDISTENKLKVLKHDRDHFKKEEKLSKMKSDDKEWLFKDEIIKASKDDKSLRRVRDMNKDVSRPFRDEKDRSNKVEKEKSAKEKSPKEEKLRLYKEERKKKSKDRPSKLEKKNDFKEDKISKEKEKTFKEDKEKLKKEKVYREDSAFDDYCNKSQFLENEDTKFSLSDDQQDRWFSDLSDSSFDFKGEDSWDSPVTDYRDIKNDSVARLILETVKEDSKEKKRESRTREKRDYSEKRSDKDAFFRKKDRDYLDKNSEKRKDQIEKHKSIASYLSEKDKKRRESAEGGRDRKDRDLSDICRDRKDPLEGAKERKDGRAKPEEAHREDLKEYSCESIFKDRSDCDFGKNLEPWERHHSVREKEKRDGLEKEKREKIKLEKYRDKSSDKDKNEKSLLEKCQKEKEFDKCFKEKKDTKEKHKDTHSKDKERKASFDQVKEKKEKCFSGIISEDFSEKKDEKKGKEKSWYIADIFTDESEDEKDEYPASGFKIGEAGEVQRVDGLQEKDDGREPHPSDRHRKHSVDRQHSEKPKEKEPKEKRRDRGAMEGVKDKKEKAFDKHKEKKDKESTDKYKDRKDRASVDSTQERKSRQKPPEKAEKKPCAEDKAKSRHRERPDKEHGRERKASKGVELERSLLEKLEEEALRECREDSNDRASEVSSDSFTDRGQDPGLSALLDTSVTEPPEEKVKESCPQEKLKEKERHRHSSSSSKKSHDRERGKKEKSERKDKGEDYKETGSRRDSSQCEKEFLDADAYSISYNTKADIEDELDKTIEFFSTEKKDKNDSEREPSKKVEKELKPYGSGTINILKEKKRREKHREKWRDEKEKHRDKHGDGILKHARDEHKSAAKDKDSPPGSLRERPRDESLRPSEAKLKEKSKENPEKEKADSVKLSNGSDKLPPSKDVGRKDVRPREKLLGDGDLMMTSFERMLSQKDLEIEERHKRHKERMKQMEKMRHRSGDPKLKERVKSAEDMRKKSLDVPPKKPLGLDPALKDKKLKEAAPPPPAAENKPHLGPAVDARDWLAGPHMKEVLPASPRPDQNRPTGVPTPASVVSCPSYEEAMHTPRTPSCSTDDYPDLGFDCTDPPPISSTSASACSPSFFDRFSGAASGISETPSQTPTRPVCTNLYRSVSVDIRRTPEAEFSVGDKLFRQQSVPTASSFDSPGQLLEDKAPVAPGPAEKFACLSPGYYSPDYGIPSPKADGLHCPPAAVVNVTPSPEGAFSGLQAKSPPSHRDELLAPSMEGALPPDLGIPLEATEDQQATAAIIPPEPSYLEPLDEGPFSTVITEEPVEWAHPAASEQGLSSSLIGTAPENPVSWPVGSDLLLKSPQRFSESPKHFCPAASLHPAAPGPFGATEPPYPGSPASYPLSGTEPGLEEVRDTAVEAIPAAVSPSEEPTPFTPPSRLESFFSSCKSLPEAPPEGPPEPACVTTVAQVEALGPLENNFLENGHNLPVLGQVEPVPWSDPFTTPVDDLDLGPFSLPELPLQTKDVSDVETEPVEDSPLIPPENTPAGAPMVLNGGDVAASAAEEQLVLPPDQPVTRLPAEPEPLEEPKPAMMLNATAEAGAVSEARAPEDSNSSLGPVPALPEQLPPGGGDEEAECQDPSAVSHGAPDPPVDCLAEADGAGPHDTAGLEGPPSSVLPEATEPEPKPTAEAPKAPKVEEIPQRMTRNRAQMLANQNKQSSPPSEKEPAPAPRAKGRGSEEEDPQAQHPRKRRFQRSSQQLQQHMNTSTQQTREVIQQTLAAIVDAIKLDDIEPYHSDRSNPYFEYLQIRKKIEEKRKILCYISPQAPQCYAEYVTYTGSYLLDGKPLSKLHIPVIAPPPSLAEPLKELFKQQEAVRGKLRLQHSIEREKLIVSCEQEILRVHCRAARTIANQAVPFSACTMLLDSEVYNMPLESQGDENKSVRDRFNARQFISWLQDVDDKYDRMKVCGEQFLSPAGGQTSVGPHLEPSSKTCLLMRQQHEAAALNAVQRMEWQLKVQELDPAGHKSLCVNEVPSFYVPMVDVNDDFVLLPA, from the exons AGAAGCAGGGTCCTGAGCGGAAGAGGATTAAGAAGGAGCCTGTCACCCGGAAGGCTGGGCTGCTGTTTGGCATGGGGCTGTCTGGGATCCGGGCTGGCTACCCCCTCTCTGAGCGCCAGCAGGTGGCTCTCCTCATGCAGATGACGGCCGAGGAGTCTGCAAACAGCCCAG tagatacaacaccaaagcaTCCCTCCCAGTCGACAGTATGTCAGAAGGGGACGCCTAACTCTGCCtcaaaaaccaaagacaaagtgAACAAGAGAAACGAGCGTGGGGAGACCCGCCTGCACCGAGCTGCCATCCGGGGGGATGCCCGGCGCATCAAGGAGCTCATCAGCGAGGGGGCAGATGTCAATGTCAAGGACTTCGCAG GCTGGACAGCGCTGCATGAGGCATGTAACCGTGGCTACTATGACGTCGCAAAGCAGCTGCTGGCTGCTGGGGCGGAGGTGAACACCAAGGGCCTGGATGACGACACCCCCCTGCACGATGCTGCCAACAACGGGCACTACAAG GTGGTAAAGCTGTTGTTACGATATGGAGGAAATCCTCAGCAAAGCAACAGAAAAGGAGAGACACCACTGAAGGTGGCCAACTCCCCGACCATGGTGAACCTCCTGTTAGGGAAGGGCACCTACACGTCCAGCGAAGAGAGCTCCACTG ACAGCTCCGAGGAGGAAGATGCCCCATCATTCGCGCCTTCTAGTTCAGTTGATGGCAATAACACAGACTCTGAATTTGAAAAAGGCCTAAAGCACAAGGCTAAGAATCCAGAGCCCCAGAAAACTGTGACCCCTGTCAAGGATGAGTATGAGTTTGATGAGGATGACGAGCAGGACAGAGTCCCTCCAGTGGATGACAAACACTTACTGAAAAAGGATTACAGGAAAGAAACTAAatcaaatagttttatttctatacCCAAAATGGAAGTGAAAAGTTACACTAAAAATAACACAATTGCACCAAAGAAAGCTACTCATCGCATCTTGTCAGACACGTCAGACGAAGAGGATCTCAGTGTCACCGTGGGGACAGGAGAGAAGCTGAGACTCTCCGCACACACGATATTGCCCAGTAACAAAACACGGGAGCCTTCGAATTCCaagcagcagaaggaaaaaaataaagtgaaaaagaaacgaaagaaagaaacaaaaggcaaagaagTGCGCTTTGGGAAAAGGAGCGACAAATTCTGCTCATCGGAGTCAGAGAGTGAGTCCTCAGGGAGTGGTGAGGACGATGGGGACTCGGTGGGGAGCCCTGGCTGCCTCAAGGAGTCCCCGCTGGTGCTGAAGGACCCCTCCCTGTTCAGCTCCctgtctgcctcctccacctcGTCTCATGGGAGCTCCACTGCCCAGAAGCAGAACCCCAGCCACACAGACCAGCACGCCAAGCACTGGCGGACAGACAATTGGAAAACCATTTCTTCTCCTGCCTGGTCAGAGGTTAGCTCTTTATCAGACTCCACAAGGACGAGACTGACAAGCGAGTCTGACTGCTCCTCTGAGGGCTCCAGTGTGGAGTCACTGAAGCCAGTGAGGAAGAAACAGGAGCATAGGAAGAGGGGTGCCCTGTCCGAGAAAAAGAACTGCTTTCACTCCAGCGTGGACGGCGCCATTCCCAAGCTGGACAAGGAGGGGAAAGTGGTCAAGAAACACAAAAcgaaacataaacacaaaaacaaggagAGAGGACTGTGTTCAGTCAGTCAGGAactcaaactgaaaagcttcacTTATGAGTATGAGGACTCCAAGCAGAGATCAGATAAGGCTATACTTTTAGACAATGACATTTCTacagaaaataagttaaaagtatTGAAGCACGATAGAGACcactttaagaaagaagaaaaacttagcAAAATGAAGTCAGACGACAAAGAATGGCTCTTTAAAGATGAGATAATCAAGGCCTCCAAAGATGACAAGTCGCTCAGGAGAGTCAGAGACATGAACAAAGACGTGAGCAGGCCTTTCCGAGACGAGAAAGACCGCTCGAATAAAGTGGAAAAGGAGAAGTCAGCGAAGGAAAAGTCTCCCAAAGAGGAAAAACTGAGACTAtacaaagaggagagaaagaaaaaatccaaagaCAGGCCttcaaaattagagaaaaagaatgattttaaagaggacaaaatttcaaaagagaaggagaagactttcaaagaagataaagaaaaactcaaaaaagaaaaagtttatagGGAAGATTCTGCTTTTGATGACTATTGCAACAAAAGTCAGTTTCTGGAGAATGAAGATACCAAATTCAGCCTTTCTGACGACCAGCAAGACAGGTGGTTTTCTGACTTGTCTGATTCGTCCTTTGATTTCAAAGGGGAAGATAGTTGGGATTCTCCAGTGACAGACTACAGGGACATTAAAAATGACTCCGTGGCAAGGCTGATCTTGGAAACAGTGAAAGAGGACAGCAAGGAGAAGAAGCGGGAGAGCAGAACCCGGGAGAAGCGAGACTACAGCGAAAAGCGGAGCGACAAGGATGctttctttagaaagaaagacAGGGACTATCTGGATAAAAACTCTGAGAAGAGGAAAGACCAAATTGAAAAGCACAAAAGTATCGCCAGCTATctttcagaaaaagacaaaaagaggaggGAGTCTGCTGAAGGCGGGCGAGACAGGAAAGACAGGGATCTGAGCGACATCTGCAGGGACAGAAAGGACCCCCTCGAGGGCGCCAAGGAGCGGAAGGACGGCAGAGCCAAGCCCGAGGAGGCGCACAGGGAGGACCTGAAGGAGTACAGCTGTGAGAGCATCTTCAAAGACAGGTCTGACTGTGACTTTGGGAAGAATCTGGAGCCTTGGGAAAGGCACCATTctgtgagagagaaggagaagagagatggccttgagaaggagaagagagaaaaaataaaactggaaaagtatAGAGACAAGTCCAGTGACAAAGATAAGAACGAAAAATCTCTCCTTGAAAAatgtcagaaggagaaagaatttgataaatgttttaaagagaaaaaagatactaaggaaaagcataaagatacacatagcaaagacaaagaaagaaaagcgtCTTTTGaccaagttaaagaaaaaaaggagaagtgTTTCTCTGGAATTATCTCAGAAGACTTCtctgaaaaaaaagatgaaaaaaagggTAAAGAGAAAAGCTGGTATATTGCAGATATATTCACAGATGAAAGTGAAGATGAAAAAGATGAGTATCCGGCGAGTGGATTCAAAATTGGAGAGGCCGGTGAAGTGCAGCGGGTGGATGGGCTCCAGGAGAAAGACGACGGGAGGGAGCCGCACCCCTCGGACAGGCACCGGAAGCACTCCGTGGACAGGCAACATTCAGAGaagccaaaagagaaagaacccaaagaaaagagaagggacagAGGAGCCATGGAAGGCgtgaaagacaagaaagaaaaggccTTTGACAAGCACAAAGAGAAGAAGGATAAGGAGTCCACAGACAAATACAAGGACAGGAAGGACCGGGCTTCAGTCGACTCCACTCAGGAAAGGAAGAGCAGACAGAAGCCcccagagaaagcagagaagaagcCCTGCGCAGAAGACAAGGCCAAGAGCAGGCACCGGGAGAGGCCAGACAAGGAGCATGGCCGAGAGAGGAAGGCGTCCAAAGGCGTCGAGCTGGAGAGGagcctgctggagaagctggaggaggaagcGCTCCGGGAGTGCAGGGAGGACTCCAACGACAGGGCCAGCGAGGTGTCCTCCGACAGCTTCACGGACCGGGGACAGGACCCGGGCCTGAGTGCCCTCCTGGACACGTCCGTCACAGAGCCCCCGGAGGAGAAGGTCAAGGAGAGCTGCCCCcaggagaagctgaaggagaaggagaggcaCAGGCActcgtcctcctcctccaagAAAAGCCATGATCGAGAGAGAGGCAAGAAGGAAAAGTCCGAGAGGAAAGACAAGGGTGAGGATTATAAGGAGACGGGCAGCAGGAGGGACTCCAGCCAGTGTGAAAAGGAGTTCCTGGATGCCGACGCCTACAGCATTTCTTACAACACGAAAGCCGACATAGAAGATGAATTAGATAAaaccattgaatttttttctaccgaaaagaaagacaaaaatgattcTGAAAGAGAACCTTCcaagaaagtagaaaaggaaCTGAAGCCTTATGGATCTGGTACCATCAACATcctaaaagagaagaagagaagagagaagcaccGGGAGAAGTGGAGAGATGAGAAGGAGAAACACAGGGACAAGCATGGGGATGGCATCCTGAAACATGCCCGGGACGAGCACAAGTCTGCAGCCAAAGACAAGGATAGCCCCCCAGGTTCTCTTAGAGAGAGGCCGAGGGACGAGAGCCTGAGACCCAGTGAGGCCAAGCTAAAGGAGAAGTCCAAGGAGAATccagagaaggagaaggcagaCTCAGTGAAACTCAGCAATGGAAGCGATAAGCTGCCCCCATCCAAAGATGTGGGCAGGAAGGACGTCAGGCCCAGAGAGAAGCTTCTTGGAGACGGTGACCTGATGATGACCAGCTTTGAGAGGATGCTCTCCCAGAAAGACCTGGAGATTGAAGAGCGCCACAAACGGCACAAGGAGAGAATGAAACAGATGGAGAAGATGAGGCACAGGTCTGGAGACCCTAAGCTCAAGGAGAGAGTGAAGTCAGCCGAAGACATGCGGAAGAAGAGTCTGGATGTCCCTCCAAAGAAGCCGCTGGGGCTGGACCCTGCCCTTAAAGACAAGAAGCTCAAGGAggcggctcctcctcctccagccgcTGAGAATAAGCCCCACCTGGGACCAGCTGTGGACGCCAGAGACTGGTTGGCGGGACCTCATATGAAAGAGGTGTTGCCTGCTTCTCCCAGGCCTGATCAGAACCGGCCCACCGGGGTCCCCACCCCTGCGTCAGTAGTGTCCTGCCCCAGCTACGAGGAGGCGATGCACACCCCCAGGACCCCGTCCTGCAGCACTGACGACTACCCCGACCTCGGGTTCGACTGCACAGACCCCCCACCCATCTCTAGCACGTCTGCCAGCGCCTGCTCCCCCTCCTTCTTTGACAGGTTCTCTGGGGCGGCGAGTGGGATTTCAGAAACCCCTAGCCAGACACCCACGAGGCCTGTGTGCACAAACCTTTATCGTTCAGTCTCCGTTGATATCAGGAGGACCCCTGAAGCAGAATTCAGTGTTGGGGACAAGCTGTTCAGACAGCAGAGTGTCCCTACTGCGTCTAGTTTCGACTCGCCAGGGCAGCTCTTGGAGGACAAGGCCCCTGTTGCTCCAGGTCCCGCCGAAAAGTTTGCTTGCTTGTCTCCGGGGTATTACTCCCCGGACTATGGCATCCCCTCCCCCAAAGCAGACGGTCTGCACTGCCCGCCTGCAGCTGTGGTCAATGTCACTCCCTCCCCAGAGGGTGCCTTCTCTGGTTTACAAGCAAAGTCCCCCCCTTCACACCGAGATGAGCTTTTGGCTCCATCCATGGAGGGAGCCCTTCCCCCTGACTTGGGCATTCCCCTGGAGGCCACGGAGGACCAGCAGGCCACTGCTGCCATCATCCCCCCCGAGCCCAGCTACTTGGAGCCCCTGGACGAGGGCCCCTTCAGCACGGTCATCACAGAGGAGCCAGTTGAGTGGGCGCACCCTGCTGCCTCAGAGCAAGGTCTCTCTTCCAGCCTAATTGGGACTGCCCCCGAAAACCCTGTCAGCTGGCCCGTGGGGTCAGACCTTCTGCTAAAGTCTCCACAGAGATTCTCAGAGTCCCCAAAACATTTCTGTCCAGCTGCGTCCCTCCACCCTGCTGCCCCAGGGCCCTTCGGTGCCACAGAGCCCCCTTACCCAGGGTCCCCTGCCTCATACCCTCTGTCAGGCACTGAGCCTGGACTCGAGGAGGTCAGAGACACTGCGGTGGAAGCAATCCCGGCTGCTGTCTCCCCTTCAGAAGAACCCACCCCTTTCACCCCTCCCTCCAGGCTGGAGTCCTTCTTCAGTAGCTGCAAGTCGCTTCCGGAAGCACCCCCCGAAGGGCCCCCTGAGCCTGCGTGTGTGACCACCGTGGCTCAGGTGGAGGCTCTGGGGCCCCTGGAAAATAACTTCCTGGAAAATGGTCACAACCTGCCTGTCCTCGGCCAGGTGGAGCCAGTGCCCTGGTCTGACCCCTTTACCACCCCTGTGGACGACTTAGACCTGGGACCCTTCTCACTGCCAGAGCTTCCCCTTCAAACTAAGGACGTTTCCGACGTCGAAACAGAACCTGTAGAAGACAGTCCTCTCATTCCTCCAGAAAATACCCCTGCAGGGGCCCCCATGGTCCTGAATGGTGGGGATGTCGCTGCATCAGCTGCTGAGGAGCAACTCGTGCTGCCCCCTGACCAGCCGGTCACCCGGCTCCCTGCCGAGCCTGAGCCCCTGGAGGAGCCGAAGCCCGCCATGATGCTGAATGCCACGGCAGAAGCAGGGGCTGTGTCAGAGGCGAGGGCTCCTGAGGACTCCAACTCCAGCTTGGGGCCTGTGCCAGCCCTCCCGGAGCAGCTTCCACCAGGGGGTGGTGACGAGGAGGCCGAGTGCCAAGACCCCTCGGCTGTATCCCACGGTGCACCTGACCCTCCTGTGGACTGCTTGGCAGAGGcggacggggctggcccccatgacaCTGCTGGGCTTGAGGGGCCTCCGAGCAGTGTCCTGCCCGAAGCTACAGAACCAGAACCCAAACCCACAGCCGAAGCCCCAAaggcccccaaagtggaggaGATCCCCCAGCGCATGACCAGGAACCGGGCTCAGATGCTGGCCAATCAGAACAAGCAGAGCTCGCCCCCTTCTGAGAAGGAGCCTGCCCCGGCGCCCAGAGCGAAGGGCCGCGGCTCCGAGGAGGAGGACCCGCAGGCCCAGCACCCGCGCAAACGCCGCTTCCAGCGCTCCagccagcagctgcagcagcacaTGAACACGTCCACACAGCAGACGCGGGAAGTGATCCAGCAGACGCTGGCTGCCATCGTGGATGCCATCAAGCTGGACGACATCGAGCCCTACCACAGTGACAGGTCCAACCCGTACTTTGAATACTTGCAAATCAGGAAGAAGATTGAAGAGAAGCGGAAGATCCTCTGCTACATCAGCCCGCAGGCACCCCAGTGCTACGCCGAGTATGTCACCTACACGGGCTCCTACCTTCTGGACGGCAAGCCACTCAGCAAGCTGCACATCCCCGTG ATTGCACCCCCTCCCTCGCTGGCGGAGCCCCTGAAGGAGCTGTTCAAGCAGCAAGAGGCCGTGAGGGGGAAGCTGCGTCTCCAGCACAGCATCGAGCGG gaaaagctgaTCGTCTCCTGTGAGCAAGAGATCCTGCGGGTTCACTGCCGGGCAGCAAGGACCATTGCGAACCAGGCGGTGCCGTTCAGCGCCTGCACCATGCTGCTGGACTCTGAGGTCTACAACATGCCACTGGAGAGCCAG GGAGACGAGAACAAGTCAGTGCGGGATCGGTTCAACGCCCGCCAGTTCATCTCCTGGCTCCAGGACGTGGATGACAAGTATGACCGCATGAAG GTGTGCGGGGAGCAGTTCCTGTCACCAGCTGGCGGTCAGACCTCTGTGGGACCCCACCTTGAGCCCTCCTCAAAG ACATGTCTCCTGATGCGGCAGCAGCACGAGGCTGCGGCCCTCAACGCTGTGCAGAGGATGGAGTGGCAGCTGAAGGTCCAGGAGCTGGACCCTGCAGGGCACAAGTCCCTGTGCGTGAACGAGGTGCCCTCCTTCTACGTGCCCATGGTCGACGTCAACGACGACTTCGTGCTTCTGCCAGCCTGA